A window of the Pedobacter frigiditerrae genome harbors these coding sequences:
- a CDS encoding BamA/TamA family outer membrane protein, with amino-acid sequence MKKILLFLSLIILSNPLWAQKKLIQKLLSNEKDTTRKASFMPIPVLGYAQETGFEFGLGALYSFYMDRKDTTNRSSNFSGTASYSTKKTYNLTLKGDAWTPGNKYHFIGEVKFRKTPFNFYGLGNNTNQKDEDRLVQQLMKIQLDAEKTFIKNAYTGVSVGFEDYNFTDKVAGGIYSTSPILYDRAGGTVMYLGVSQSYDTRNSNNYPTKGFFGRVTYQYAPDIYEGSNFTGSQIKVNVRNFWSLAPKVVFAVQGLYQTVQGTKTPFYLLPQLGNDEMMRGYYTGRYRDENLIAAQAELRYRFMNRFGIVAFAGGGKVFANGNFSLHDLKPDYGFGGRYFFDTAKGLSVRLDYGVGEKKAGEKRQSGMYISLAEAF; translated from the coding sequence ATGAAAAAAATATTACTATTCTTATCTCTTATTATATTGTCCAATCCGCTTTGGGCACAAAAAAAATTAATTCAAAAGTTATTATCTAACGAAAAGGATACTACACGTAAAGCTAGTTTTATGCCTATACCTGTTTTGGGTTATGCACAAGAAACAGGCTTCGAGTTCGGCCTTGGTGCACTTTATTCATTCTACATGGATAGGAAGGACACAACTAACCGTAGTTCTAACTTTTCTGGAACGGCATCTTACTCAACCAAAAAAACGTATAACCTAACTTTAAAAGGCGATGCTTGGACTCCAGGTAATAAATATCATTTTATTGGAGAAGTTAAGTTTAGAAAAACGCCATTTAACTTTTATGGTTTAGGGAATAATACCAATCAAAAAGATGAAGATAGATTGGTGCAACAGTTGATGAAAATCCAGCTTGATGCTGAGAAAACATTTATTAAGAATGCGTACACTGGTGTTTCAGTAGGTTTTGAAGATTACAATTTCACAGATAAGGTTGCTGGCGGAATTTACAGTACTTCTCCTATTTTATATGATAGGGCAGGTGGTACGGTAATGTATTTAGGCGTATCTCAAAGTTACGATACAAGAAACTCTAACAATTACCCGACAAAAGGCTTTTTTGGAAGAGTAACCTATCAATATGCACCAGACATTTATGAGGGAAGTAATTTTACAGGAAGTCAGATAAAAGTTAATGTGCGTAATTTCTGGTCGTTAGCGCCAAAAGTAGTTTTCGCTGTTCAGGGATTATATCAAACAGTTCAAGGAACCAAAACACCTTTCTATTTATTACCTCAATTGGGTAATGATGAAATGATGCGTGGTTATTATACTGGTCGCTACCGCGATGAGAATTTAATCGCTGCCCAAGCTGAGCTACGTTATCGCTTTATGAACAGGTTTGGCATTGTTGCTTTTGCTGGCGGAGGGAAAGTTTTCGCCAATGGAAATTTCTCTTTACATGATTTAAAACCTGATTATGGTTTTGGTGGAAGGTATTTCTTTGATACCGCTAAAGGTTTAAGTGTTCGTTTAGATTATGGTGTTGGCGAGAAAAAAGCTGGTGAAAAACGCCAAAGTGGAATGTATATTAGTTTAGCGGAAGCTTTTTAA
- a CDS encoding penicillin acylase family protein, with amino-acid sequence MKKLFLLLLLPLQLFAQKFTPAEIAVYQAQAKKVNIIRDKWGIPHVYGKTDADAVFGLLYAQCEDDFKRVELNYIEKLGRLAEVNGEKDVFNDLQIRLLFDSTEAKADYAKAQPSFKKLLDAYAAGINYYLYKNPKVKPALLTRFKPWFPLMWTDGSIGAINTADLTIEELKKFYTGDHSPTAYVPVIKDQHSGSNGFAFAPSMTESGNSILYINPHTTFYFRPEVQMQSEEGLNAYGAVTWGQFFVYQGFNENLGWMHTSNNVDIADMYAEKISKTDKGFFYEYDKKKFPVTQKKINIHYLEGTTLKTKTFTTYFTNNGPVMAMREGKWISLKAKNRNAQSLVQSWIRTKAKSFEEYQKAMDLKANASNNTVYADAQGNIAFWHGNFIPIRDTKYNWSDVVDGSTSATAWKGLHNVKDMVHVYNPTNGWLQNCNSTPFSSAGKNSPIKANYPTYMAPDGENFRGVAAVKLLSRPMKYTLEKVIATGYDPYMPGFEVLVPALLKAYAQLPQSDPLIEELKAPISLLKNWDYRSGELSEATTLAMEWAPRLNSAIRKVYINPGDKDQVEATTEFAKSARPNDLLDPLKVTMADLTKRFGKWQIAWGEVNRFQRLTGAIREKYDDNAPSLPVGFGSAMWGQLGSYISNPFKTNKRYGYSGNSFVCVVEFGKRIKAKSILAGGNSGDPNSKHSTDQALMYTKGEFKDVLFYKEDVLKHVERSYQPGQ; translated from the coding sequence ATGAAAAAATTATTCCTTTTACTCTTATTACCGCTCCAGCTTTTTGCCCAAAAATTTACACCCGCAGAAATTGCAGTTTACCAAGCACAAGCTAAAAAGGTAAATATTATAAGAGATAAATGGGGTATACCTCACGTTTATGGTAAAACGGATGCAGACGCGGTTTTCGGCTTGTTATACGCACAATGTGAAGATGATTTTAAGCGTGTGGAGTTAAACTATATCGAAAAATTAGGTCGGCTTGCTGAGGTAAACGGTGAAAAAGATGTGTTTAATGATTTACAAATTCGATTGTTATTTGATAGCACAGAAGCAAAAGCGGATTATGCCAAGGCACAACCTTCCTTTAAAAAATTGTTAGATGCTTATGCCGCTGGCATCAACTATTACTTATATAAAAATCCAAAAGTTAAACCTGCATTGCTAACTAGGTTTAAGCCTTGGTTTCCTTTAATGTGGACCGACGGAAGTATTGGCGCTATTAATACTGCAGACTTAACAATTGAGGAATTAAAGAAATTTTACACAGGCGACCACTCTCCAACTGCTTATGTACCTGTAATTAAAGACCAGCATAGCGGATCAAATGGCTTTGCTTTTGCGCCTAGCATGACAGAGTCTGGAAATTCCATTTTATATATCAATCCGCATACTACCTTTTATTTTAGGCCAGAAGTACAAATGCAAAGCGAAGAAGGCTTGAACGCTTATGGTGCGGTAACTTGGGGCCAGTTTTTTGTTTACCAAGGTTTTAATGAAAACTTGGGTTGGATGCATACCTCAAACAATGTTGACATTGCTGATATGTACGCAGAGAAAATTTCTAAAACTGATAAAGGTTTTTTCTATGAATATGATAAAAAGAAGTTTCCTGTAACACAGAAAAAGATAAACATTCATTACTTGGAAGGCACAACATTAAAAACCAAAACCTTTACCACCTACTTTACCAATAATGGTCCGGTTATGGCGATGAGAGAAGGCAAATGGATCAGTTTAAAAGCAAAAAACAGAAATGCCCAAAGCTTGGTTCAAAGTTGGATACGCACAAAGGCAAAGAGTTTTGAGGAATATCAAAAAGCGATGGATTTAAAAGCTAATGCCTCTAACAATACGGTTTACGCAGATGCTCAAGGGAACATCGCCTTTTGGCACGGCAACTTTATTCCAATAAGAGATACAAAATATAACTGGAGTGATGTTGTTGATGGTTCTACATCAGCCACTGCTTGGAAAGGCTTGCACAATGTGAAAGATATGGTGCATGTTTATAATCCTACAAATGGTTGGTTACAAAACTGTAATTCAACCCCGTTTAGCTCAGCAGGAAAAAACAGTCCTATAAAAGCAAACTACCCGACTTATATGGCTCCAGATGGAGAGAACTTTAGAGGAGTTGCAGCCGTTAAATTGCTAAGCAGGCCAATGAAATATACATTAGAAAAGGTTATTGCAACTGGTTATGACCCTTATATGCCGGGTTTTGAAGTTTTAGTGCCAGCGTTATTAAAAGCTTATGCTCAATTACCTCAAAGCGATCCTTTAATTGAAGAATTAAAAGCACCTATTTCTCTTCTTAAAAATTGGGATTATCGCTCAGGTGAGTTATCTGAAGCTACCACTTTGGCGATGGAGTGGGCTCCAAGATTAAACTCGGCAATTCGCAAAGTTTACATTAATCCAGGAGATAAAGACCAGGTGGAGGCAACAACAGAATTTGCTAAAAGCGCCAGACCAAATGATTTATTAGATCCTTTGAAGGTAACAATGGCAGATTTAACCAAACGTTTTGGTAAGTGGCAAATTGCTTGGGGAGAGGTGAATAGATTTCAACGGTTGACTGGTGCAATTAGAGAAAAATATGATGATAATGCACCAAGTTTACCAGTTGGATTTGGCTCTGCAATGTGGGGTCAGTTAGGTTCTTATATTAGTAACCCGTTTAAAACCAACAAACGTTATGGTTATAGTGGCAATAGCTTTGTTTGTGTTGTTGAATTTGGAAAAAGAATAAAAGCGAAATCTATTTTAGCTGGCGGAAATAGCGGAGACCCTAACTCCAAACATTCTACAGACCAAGCTTTAATGTACACTAAAGGTGAGTTTAAAGATGTATTGTTTTATAAAGAAGATGTTTTGAAACACGTGGAGAGAAGTTATCAACCTGGGCAGTAA
- a CDS encoding c-type cytochrome, giving the protein MRNISLFFKKVSKSALVFAALSFLIVAGAQAQTDLVEGKTLFKSKCASCHALDHDGTGPALTELVKTLDDSFLIPWIKNNQALIASGNKQAIEAAKLKPSEMTAFPTLTDAQVLNIVAYVKEGEPKVAVVPGAEVKDEGTSALSILGIVAIIVLSIIVLVVLGRAVKMLERLILEKQGIVVVEEENVSLAVGVKGLFKNKKFVFFFVLCLVMVLGSFGWMGMWETGVHTGYQPVQPIKFSHELHAGINQIDCQYCHTGAFKSKNSTIPSLNVCMNCHKNVQARKEDGQISPEIMKIYNALGYDADKQTYDKTKEKPIEWVRVHNLPDFAYFNHSQHVVVGEAAIRKEKGLNPKDPVCFACHGPVNTMEEIYQYSPLTMKWCINCHKDADISDKKDDAFYTKIIEAHEKIKKGEKITPAMLGGLECGKCHY; this is encoded by the coding sequence ATGAGGAATATCTCATTATTTTTTAAGAAAGTTTCAAAGTCGGCATTGGTTTTTGCTGCTTTATCTTTTTTAATAGTAGCTGGAGCGCAAGCTCAAACTGACCTAGTGGAAGGCAAGACTTTATTTAAAAGTAAATGTGCTTCTTGTCACGCATTAGATCATGACGGAACAGGCCCAGCGTTAACAGAATTGGTAAAAACACTTGATGATTCGTTTTTAATTCCTTGGATTAAAAATAATCAAGCTTTAATTGCGTCTGGCAATAAACAAGCGATCGAAGCGGCAAAGTTAAAGCCATCAGAAATGACAGCTTTCCCAACTTTAACAGATGCACAGGTTTTAAACATCGTAGCTTATGTTAAAGAAGGTGAGCCAAAAGTGGCAGTAGTTCCTGGCGCAGAGGTTAAAGACGAAGGTACTTCAGCTCTTTCTATCTTGGGTATCGTTGCAATTATCGTACTATCTATTATTGTATTGGTTGTTTTAGGCCGTGCAGTAAAAATGTTAGAACGTTTAATTCTAGAAAAACAAGGTATTGTAGTTGTTGAAGAAGAAAACGTTTCTTTAGCCGTAGGTGTTAAAGGATTATTCAAAAACAAGAAGTTTGTATTCTTTTTTGTATTGTGTTTGGTAATGGTATTGGGTTCATTCGGTTGGATGGGCATGTGGGAAACAGGTGTTCACACAGGTTATCAGCCAGTACAGCCAATTAAATTCTCTCACGAATTACACGCTGGTATCAATCAAATCGATTGTCAATATTGCCACACTGGTGCGTTTAAATCTAAGAACTCAACTATTCCTTCTTTAAACGTTTGTATGAACTGTCACAAAAACGTACAGGCTAGAAAAGAAGATGGTCAGATTTCTCCAGAGATCATGAAGATTTACAATGCTTTAGGTTACGATGCTGATAAACAGACATACGATAAAACTAAAGAAAAACCAATTGAGTGGGTACGTGTACACAACTTGCCAGATTTCGCTTACTTCAACCACTCTCAACACGTAGTAGTTGGTGAAGCAGCTATCCGTAAAGAAAAAGGCCTTAACCCTAAAGATCCAGTTTGTTTCGCTTGTCATGGTCCAGTTAACACAATGGAAGAAATTTATCAGTATTCGCCATTAACAATGAAATGGTGTATCAACTGTCACAAAGACGCTGATATTTCTGATAAAAAAGATGATGCCTTCTATACCAAAATCATTGAGGCACACGAGAAAATCAAAAAAGGAGAAAAAATCACCCCAGCAATGCTAGGTGGTTTAGAGTGTGGTAAGTGCCATTATTAA
- a CDS encoding deoxyhypusine synthase family protein produces the protein MSTTRGPISKFMETNYLHFNAAAMMDAAKGYETHLDEGGKMMITLAGAMSTAELGISLAEMIRQDKVAIISCTGANLEEDIMNLVAHSHYKRVPNYRDLSPQDEWDLLENHYNRVTDTCIPEEEAFRRLQKHIHKIWKDADTAGERYFPHEFMYKMLLSSDLEQYYEIDPKNSWMLAAAEKNLPIVVPGWEDSTMGNIFASYVMKSELKATTMKSGIEYMGWLADWYIANSAGKGIGFFQIGGGIAGDFPICVVPMLYQDMEMENIPFWSYFCQISDSTTSYGSYSGAVPNEKITWGKLDIHTPKFIVESDATIVAPLIFAWILKM, from the coding sequence ATGAGTACGACAAGAGGACCGATATCGAAATTTATGGAGACTAACTATCTTCATTTTAACGCTGCGGCGATGATGGATGCAGCTAAAGGTTACGAAACCCATTTAGATGAAGGTGGAAAAATGATGATTACCCTTGCGGGTGCAATGAGTACGGCAGAATTGGGTATTTCTTTGGCAGAAATGATTAGACAAGATAAAGTTGCTATCATTTCATGTACAGGTGCAAACTTAGAAGAAGACATCATGAACTTGGTGGCACATTCACATTATAAACGTGTTCCAAACTACCGTGATTTAAGTCCGCAGGATGAATGGGATTTATTAGAAAACCATTACAACCGTGTAACTGATACTTGTATTCCTGAGGAAGAAGCATTCCGTCGTTTACAAAAACATATCCATAAAATATGGAAAGATGCAGATACAGCAGGCGAAAGATACTTTCCACATGAGTTCATGTATAAAATGTTATTGAGTAGCGATTTGGAGCAATACTATGAAATTGACCCAAAAAATTCTTGGATGTTGGCAGCTGCCGAAAAGAATTTACCAATCGTTGTTCCAGGATGGGAAGATTCTACGATGGGAAATATCTTCGCATCTTATGTAATGAAAAGCGAGTTAAAAGCAACCACAATGAAAAGTGGTATCGAATATATGGGTTGGTTGGCAGATTGGTATATCGCAAACTCTGCAGGTAAAGGCATTGGCTTTTTCCAAATTGGTGGCGGTATTGCAGGAGATTTCCCAATTTGCGTCGTACCAATGTTATATCAAGATATGGAAATGGAAAATATTCCTTTCTGGAGCTATTTCTGTCAGATATCTGATTCTACAACTTCTTATGGTTCTTACTCTGGCGCAGTGCCAAATGAGAAAATCACTTGGGGTAAATTAGATATCCATACACCAAAATTCATAGTAGAATCTGATGCAACAATTGTAGCGCCATTGATTTTTGCTTGGATATTGAAGATGTAA
- a CDS encoding TAT-variant-translocated molybdopterin oxidoreductase, with protein MESNKKYWKGLEEYKNTPDFVENNKNEFAEPLPIEDVLSEAGLSTVTPRRDFLKALGFGLGAVTLAACQTAPVTKSIPYLIRPEEVVPGIPNFYVSTFKGQSVLVKTVVGRPIKIEVNPNAGVFSTGTDAQAQASVLDLYDVSKLKNPLLKKEEKTSWSDIDTFVKGELNKAQASGKKIRIVSSSLNSPSAKGVVADFAVKYPTTKLVQYDAVSYTGIIKANENSFGKAVLPKYNFDKADLIVSFGADFLGTWISGEEFTAQYVANRNYKSLEKKKMSRHFQFEAGMSLTGTNADTRVPIKLSEEGPALITLYNAITGASLAGGSLGNNVTADKALKLVAKELLQNKGKSLVVSGSNDVSTQILVNAINSAIGSYGTTIDLDNACKRYEGNDAEFAELINEMNRGEVAAVFFLNSNPAYDAIDSKAFTDALAKVALKVSFSDRDDETAGLCDVVAITPNYLESWGDANTYEGFYSIVQPTINPVFNSRQAEQSLLIWSDAAVQDYYQYVRNNWEKNILPVVGKTWNDLLQTGVFSATAKTAGAYTFSMSLDAVASSIVASSKALAAKGNDGLELQVYESIPMRDGKHANNAFLQELPDPVSKVTWDNYIALAPKQAEKLGYKEFDILTVKGEKGYTIDLPILIQPGQAMGTASIALGYGRTKTGKAGNNVGKNAFPFASFSNGTLKYATTVTLSSTGGREELAQTQTHYSFEGRNIIRETTLKDYLKDPAAGSGNHHKHKVYDLWTTDKYEKLGNDWVMAIDLNACTGCGSCIVACNVENNIPVVGKDEVRRRREMHWLRIDRYYSYNQEPAAHAEAAHGGHEEGSNAVTKEKEIAHLEENQMNNVSVVHQPMMCQHCDHAPCETVCPVLATVHSSDGLNHMAYNRCVGTRYCANNCPYKVRRFNWFNYWNDSRFDNYLNNEFTQLVLNPDVTTRSRGVMEKCSMCIQRIQAGKLTAKMEKRALKDGDIKMACQQACSANAIIFGDKNDPNSEVAKALKSERIYYVLEEINVQPGIGYMTKVRNIDSETKEVHA; from the coding sequence ATGGAAAGCAATAAAAAATACTGGAAAGGCTTAGAGGAGTATAAAAACACTCCCGATTTTGTTGAAAACAACAAAAACGAATTTGCAGAGCCACTTCCAATAGAAGATGTTTTAAGTGAGGCAGGATTAAGTACAGTTACACCACGCCGAGACTTTTTAAAAGCCTTAGGCTTTGGGTTGGGTGCAGTAACTTTAGCCGCTTGCCAAACAGCACCTGTAACAAAATCAATTCCTTATTTAATTAGACCAGAAGAGGTTGTTCCAGGTATTCCAAACTTCTACGTTTCGACTTTCAAAGGTCAAAGCGTATTGGTAAAAACAGTAGTTGGTCGCCCTATTAAAATTGAGGTTAATCCAAATGCAGGTGTATTTAGTACTGGTACTGATGCACAAGCACAAGCTTCTGTTTTAGATTTATATGATGTATCTAAATTAAAAAATCCTTTACTTAAAAAGGAAGAAAAGACTTCATGGTCTGATATAGATACTTTTGTTAAAGGCGAATTAAATAAGGCACAAGCTTCTGGTAAAAAGATTCGTATTGTTTCTTCTAGCTTAAATAGCCCATCGGCTAAAGGAGTTGTTGCAGATTTTGCTGTTAAATATCCTACTACAAAATTAGTACAATACGATGCGGTATCTTATACAGGTATCATCAAAGCAAATGAAAATAGCTTTGGTAAAGCAGTATTGCCAAAATATAACTTCGATAAAGCAGACCTTATTGTAAGTTTCGGTGCAGATTTCTTAGGAACTTGGATCAGCGGAGAAGAATTTACTGCTCAATACGTTGCTAATAGAAATTACAAGTCACTAGAGAAAAAGAAAATGTCTCGCCACTTCCAATTTGAAGCTGGAATGAGTCTAACAGGTACAAATGCTGATACCCGAGTTCCAATTAAATTATCGGAAGAAGGACCAGCATTAATTACCTTATATAATGCAATTACAGGCGCAAGTTTGGCGGGCGGTTCATTAGGTAACAATGTAACAGCAGATAAAGCTTTAAAACTAGTTGCAAAAGAACTATTACAGAACAAAGGAAAATCTTTAGTGGTTTCTGGTTCTAATGATGTTTCTACTCAGATTTTAGTAAACGCCATTAACTCGGCTATCGGCAGTTATGGTACTACAATTGATTTAGATAATGCTTGCAAACGTTATGAAGGTAATGATGCAGAATTTGCTGAATTGATCAATGAAATGAATAGAGGCGAGGTTGCAGCTGTTTTCTTCTTAAATTCAAACCCAGCTTACGATGCAATTGACAGCAAAGCATTTACTGATGCATTAGCAAAAGTTGCCTTAAAAGTATCTTTCTCAGATAGAGATGATGAAACTGCTGGTCTTTGTGATGTTGTTGCGATTACACCTAACTATTTAGAGTCATGGGGCGATGCAAATACTTACGAAGGATTTTACTCAATCGTTCAGCCAACCATCAATCCAGTATTTAACTCTCGTCAAGCAGAACAAAGCTTATTAATTTGGTCTGACGCAGCTGTTCAAGATTACTATCAATATGTACGTAACAATTGGGAGAAAAACATTTTACCAGTTGTAGGCAAAACTTGGAACGATTTATTACAAACAGGTGTATTTAGTGCTACTGCTAAAACTGCAGGTGCTTATACATTCAGTATGTCTTTAGATGCTGTTGCTTCATCAATCGTTGCAAGTAGCAAAGCTTTAGCGGCAAAAGGTAATGACGGATTAGAATTGCAAGTTTACGAAAGCATTCCAATGCGTGATGGTAAACATGCCAACAATGCATTTTTACAAGAATTACCAGATCCAGTTTCAAAAGTAACTTGGGATAACTATATCGCTCTTGCTCCTAAACAAGCAGAGAAATTAGGATACAAAGAATTTGATATCTTAACTGTTAAAGGCGAAAAAGGATACACAATTGATCTTCCAATTTTAATTCAACCAGGTCAAGCAATGGGAACTGCTTCTATTGCCTTGGGTTATGGACGTACTAAAACTGGTAAAGCTGGTAACAACGTAGGTAAAAACGCTTTCCCATTTGCAAGTTTCAGTAATGGCACATTAAAATATGCTACTACAGTTACTTTATCATCAACTGGCGGAAGAGAAGAATTAGCTCAAACACAAACTCACTATTCTTTTGAAGGAAGAAATATCATTCGTGAAACTACTTTAAAAGATTACTTAAAGGATCCTGCTGCAGGTTCTGGTAACCACCATAAACATAAAGTTTACGATTTATGGACTACCGATAAATATGAGAAATTAGGTAATGACTGGGTAATGGCAATCGATTTGAATGCTTGTACTGGTTGTGGTTCTTGTATTGTTGCTTGTAACGTAGAAAATAACATCCCTGTTGTAGGTAAAGATGAGGTTCGTAGACGTAGAGAGATGCACTGGTTGCGTATCGATCGTTATTACAGCTATAACCAGGAGCCTGCTGCACACGCAGAAGCTGCTCACGGCGGTCACGAAGAAGGTTCTAATGCAGTAACTAAAGAGAAAGAAATTGCGCATTTGGAAGAAAATCAAATGAACAATGTATCTGTAGTTCACCAACCAATGATGTGTCAACACTGTGATCACGCTCCTTGTGAAACAGTTTGTCCGGTATTGGCTACAGTACACTCATCAGATGGTTTAAATCACATGGCTTATAACCGTTGTGTAGGTACACGTTATTGCGCAAACAACTGTCCATATAAAGTTCGTCGTTTCAACTGGTTTAACTACTGGAATGATTCACGTTTCGATAACTATTTAAATAATGAGTTTACACAATTAGTGTTAAATCCAGATGTTACTACTCGTTCTAGAGGGGTAATGGAAAAATGCTCTATGTGTATTCAACGTATCCAAGCTGGTAAATTAACAGCTAAAATGGAGAAACGTGCTTTAAAAGATGGAGATATCAAAATGGCTTGTCAGCAAGCTTGTTCTGCTAACGCAATTATCTTTGGAGATAAAAATGATCCAAATTCAGAAGTTGCAAAAGCATTGAAGAGCGAACGTATCTACTATGTTTTAGAGGAAATTAACGTACAACCAGGTATTGGTTATATGACAAAAGTTAGAAATATAGATTCAGAAACTAAAGAAGTACACGCGTAA